The DNA region TCCGCGATCTTGAGATCGTAGAATCCTTTTACGGAAAAATCCTCCACGTTTACGTCCACAACATGGACGTCTCTCTCGTTTCCGCCGATCACGAAATCTTCCATAAAGAGTATATCCATATCCGCGCAGAGGGGAATGGTAAGACCGATGGGACCCGAAAACCCCAGGGGCCCGCCTGTGACTTTCTCAATAGTCTCCTCGTCTGCCAATTCTGCCCAGTCGAGGCCGAGAAGGTTTCTGAGCTTCGTCTCGTTGACCTCTCTATCCCCTTTGACGAGCACCCCGAGGACGCCCTGGTCCGTATTATAGATGAGGGTCTTGACAAGCTTTGCCGGCGCCACACCTAAGAAGGCCGCCACATCGCCGACTTTTTTCTGCCCCGGAGTCTCCACCCGTTTAAAAAGGCCTTGCTTCCTGGATGTGGCCGTCTCGGCGAAACCGATCTCCGCTTTTTCAAGGTTGGCGGCATAGCCGCAGTTCGTGCAGGAGATAATTACATCCTCGCCCGTATCGGCAAGGACCATGAATTCGTGGGAGAAACTCCCGCCTATCTGCCCTGTATCAGCCTCAACCGCCCTGAAATGAAATCCGCACCGTTTGAAAATGCGCATGTACGCGTCGTACATGTTGAGATAGCTCTCCTCCGCCCCTGACTCGTCGGCGTCAAAACTGTACGCGTCCTTCATGGTGAATTCCCGCCCGCGCATAACCCCGAACCTCGGCCGTATCTCGTCCCTGAATTTCGTCTGGATCTGGTAGAGGACTAGGGGGAGTTCCCTGTATGAGCGCACCTCCCGGCGCACGAGGTCGGTGACCACCTCCTCGTGGGTGGGGGCGAGGCAGATGTCCCGGTTGTTGCGGTCGACGAATCGGAGAAGTTCTTTTCCGTACTTGTCCCATCGCGAGCTTTCGACCCAGAGTTCCTTAGGCTGGACGAGGGGCATCATGATCTCCTGGGCGCCTTTCCTGTTCATCTCCTCCCGTATGATCTGCTCCACTTTTCGGAGAGAACGGAGCCCCAGTGGCAGCCAGGTATAAATGCCCGAGGCAAGGCGACGGATGAATCCGGCGCGGAGCATGAGCTTGTGGCTTATGACCTCAGCTTCCTTGGGTACTTCCTTCATGGTGGGGATGAACATCCTGGAGAATAACATCATGCCTCCTTGCGAGCTGGTGAGTGAACATAAGAAAGCATGATGCCTCTTTATGTTTCTGTGAAAAGGTACTCCAAAATAGCTGAAAATTCAATGGATTTGTTGGCGAGGATAAGGGACGGAGGAGAGTTGCCGCCAGGTAACGCCTATGGAAGATACTTCTAAGATACGGGTTAATAAATAAAACTTTTCTTTGAGAATGGCCTGTAATTGGAATGCCGTCTCCGATGTGCTATCATGTATTGTGTTTATCCGCATTGTTTGCGCTTCAGGAGATCGTGAATGCCCCCTCTGACTATCGCCGCTTCTTATCGGCCCGGACCTCTTTTTCATAAAACAATCGCCGCTTTCACCAGATCAGGCATCGTTGAGCGTGTAATCGTCGTCTGTCCGGAAACGGTCAGTCCGCCGCCATCCGGGGCGTATGAACTCCTTCCCGGGTCACTCTCGTCAGGCCGGACGCTCATTGCCATTCTTGAAGATTTACGGACGAATCATCTGCTCCTCCTTCCCGGGGCAGAGCAGATTTCGGCAGGACCCGATACGCTCCATAGAATGGTGGAGGAGGCCCGCACTACAGGGGCAGGCATGGTCTATTCCGATTTCAATGATGAGGGCGCAAGAGGCGTATCGACTCACCCCCTCATTGATTACCAGACGGGAAGTGTCCGCGATGATTTCGACTTTGGGGCCATGATGCTCTTCCAGGTCTCGTCGGTTCGTCATGCGCTTGGGAAATACGGTCCTATTTCTCCGGTAAGGTTCGCAGGTCTCTATGACCTTCGCCTCAAAGTTTCCGTCGACCACCCCCTCCGTCGTATCGGAGAGCCGCTTTACTCCATAATTGAGGCGGATAAATCTCAATCCGGCGAAGCGATTTTTGCCTATGTCGATCCTCGAAACAGAGCCGTACAGGAAGAGATGGAAAGGGTTTTCGCCGAACATCTGAAAAATACGGGGGCGTATCTGTCGCCGGAACATCTGAGGAATGCCTGTGAATCAACCGGGTCTTTTCCGGTGGAGGCCTCCGTCATTATCCCCGTAAAGAACCGGAAAGGAACGATCTCCGACGCGGTGAAAAGCGCCTTTTCGCAGGAGACGGATTTTCCATTCAACGTCATCGTGGTGGATAACCATTCAACAGACGGGACGACTGGGGCGCTCTCCGGGCTCGCCGGCAAGTTTCCCGCCCTTGTTCACATCGTGCCGGCAAGGACCGACCTGGGCATAGGGGGCTGCTGGAATGAAGCCCTCTACGCCGGCCAATGCGGACGCTATGCCGTTCAACTGGATTCTGACGACCTCTACAGCGGCCCATCAACGCTTCAGAAAATTGTAGACCTGCTGCGCCGTGGGCGGTACGGGATGGTAATAGGCTCCTATACTATCGTCAATTTTGATTTGCACGAAATTCCTCCCGGACTTATCGACCACAGGGAATGGACCGACGGGAACGGCCACAACAACGCGCTTCGTATAAACGGCCTGGGTGCGCCGCGGGCATTCGATACAGGCCTCATGCGTGCTTTCGGGTTCCTCAATGTGAGCTACGGCGAGG from Syntrophobacterales bacterium includes:
- a CDS encoding glycosyltransferase, which translates into the protein MPPLTIAASYRPGPLFHKTIAAFTRSGIVERVIVVCPETVSPPPSGAYELLPGSLSSGRTLIAILEDLRTNHLLLLPGAEQISAGPDTLHRMVEEARTTGAGMVYSDFNDEGARGVSTHPLIDYQTGSVRDDFDFGAMMLFQVSSVRHALGKYGPISPVRFAGLYDLRLKVSVDHPLRRIGEPLYSIIEADKSQSGEAIFAYVDPRNRAVQEEMERVFAEHLKNTGAYLSPEHLRNACESTGSFPVEASVIIPVKNRKGTISDAVKSAFSQETDFPFNVIVVDNHSTDGTTGALSGLAGKFPALVHIVPARTDLGIGGCWNEALYAGQCGRYAVQLDSDDLYSGPSTLQKIVDLLRRGRYGMVIGSYTIVNFDLHEIPPGLIDHREWTDGNGHNNALRINGLGAPRAFDTGLMRAFGFLNVSYGEDYAAALRVCREYRIGRIYENLYFCRRWEGNTDAALSIPEINRNNIFKDKVRTDEILARKKINMEGA
- a CDS encoding proline--tRNA ligase; translated protein: MMLFSRMFIPTMKEVPKEAEVISHKLMLRAGFIRRLASGIYTWLPLGLRSLRKVEQIIREEMNRKGAQEIMMPLVQPKELWVESSRWDKYGKELLRFVDRNNRDICLAPTHEEVVTDLVRREVRSYRELPLVLYQIQTKFRDEIRPRFGVMRGREFTMKDAYSFDADESGAEESYLNMYDAYMRIFKRCGFHFRAVEADTGQIGGSFSHEFMVLADTGEDVIISCTNCGYAANLEKAEIGFAETATSRKQGLFKRVETPGQKKVGDVAAFLGVAPAKLVKTLIYNTDQGVLGVLVKGDREVNETKLRNLLGLDWAELADEETIEKVTGGPLGFSGPIGLTIPLCADMDILFMEDFVIGGNERDVHVVDVNVEDFSVKGFYDLKIAEAGDLCPRCREAHTATKGIEVGHIFKLGLKYSKAMNAAFLDKNGKEQFMVMGCYGIGASRTVAAAIEQGHDDNGMILPIAIAPFEVDVLPVNTSHAESMEFAFQVYHALLDKGIDAILDDRNERPGVKFKDCDLIGIPIRITIGERNLKEGYAEIKLRREKESERVKKEDIIERILSHVEELKRL